One Triplophysa rosa linkage group LG21, Trosa_1v2, whole genome shotgun sequence DNA segment encodes these proteins:
- the LOC130545322 gene encoding G protein-coupled receptor 8, whose product MKTVTNLFILNLAIADDLLTLVLPINIAEHLLNYWPFGDILCKVILSIDHYNIFSSIFFLAVMSVDRFLVVVSTLRSKRVSHRTYRLAKTVSISIWVLVIIIVMPFTVFAEVCVSTDDAERRKSCVLSFPVPESFWFKASRIYTLVLGFVVPVSIICILYSVILYKLRRTRLNSNGRALDKARKRVVMVFIVLAVCLFCWTPFRLSTVVALTSDLPIFNNLIMHL is encoded by the coding sequence ATGAAAACCGTCAccaatttattcattttaaatctggCCATCGCCGACGACCTTTTAACGTTGGTTCTGCCCATCAACATTGCCGAGCACTTGTTAAACTACTGGCCGTTTGGTGACATTTTATGCAAAGTGATCCTCTCCATAGATCACTACAACATCTTCTCCAGCATCTTCTTCTTGGCTGTCATGAGCGTGGACCGCTTTCTAGTGGTGGTTTCCACGTTGCGCTCCAAGCGCGTGTCCCACCGGACCTACAGGTTAGCCAAGACGGTCAGCATCAGCATCTGGGTTCTGGTTATAATCATAGTGATGCCCTTTACAGTTTTCGCCGAGGTGTGTGTCAGTACAGACGATGCTGAGCGCAGGAAGAGTTGCGTCTTGAGTTTTCCAGTCCCTGAGAGTTTCTGGTTTAAAGCCAGTCGTATTTACACGCTTGTGCTCGGGTTTGTCGTTCCAGTGTCAATTATCTGCATCCTCTACAGTGTGATACTCTACAAACTACGACGCACGCGACTGAATTCAAACGGGAGAGCTCTGGACAAAGCCAGGAAGAGAGTTGTGATGGTCTTCATCGTACTTGCAGTTTGCCTGTTCTGTTGGACCCCCTTCCGCCTGAGTACAGTGGTCGCTCTTACCTCCGATTTAcccatttttaataatttaataatgcaCTTATAA
- the LOC130545086 gene encoding delta-type opioid receptor produces the protein MELMDELPGVRDALVQQMLNDTLLQRNLSAIDDVDGPLPTSIKITVVVVYLIVCVVGLVGNCLVMYVIIRYTKMKTATNIYIFNLTLADALVLATLPFQGTDVLLGFWPFGLALCKIVVAIDYYNMFTSIFTLTSMSVDRYIAVCHPVRSLTVRTPFRAKLINVAVWVLASAVGLPVMIMGQVEEDFNGVECVVTLPDPRGHWEPVFATCIFLFSFLIPVAIISCCYGLMIRRLHSVRLLSGSKEKDRNLRRITYMVLSVVAAFVLCWMPVQVLALIQALGKIDLGGSRAAMAAMHFCIALGYANSSLNPVLYAFLDENFKRCFREFCMSANPGLYLEEQRKKSLRREEGECGEVEAGVLHDKEEVIDVGAIPACVN, from the exons ATGGAGTTGATGGATGAGTTGCCCGGTGTTAGAGATGCTCTGGTCCAGCAGATGTTAAACGACACGCTCCTGCAGCGGAATTTAAGCGCGATAGATGATGTAGATGGACCACTACCTACCAGCATAAAGATCACCGTCGTTGTGGTTTACTTGATAGTGTGCGTGGTGGGGCTCGTGGGGAACTGCCTGGTCATGTATGTAATTATCAG GTACACAAAGATGAAAACGGCCACCAACATTTATATCTTTAACCTGACCCTGGCTGACGCACTAGTGCTTGCCACTCTTCCTTTCCAAGGCACAGATGTCCTCCTTGGATTCTGGCCTTTTGGTCTGGCTCTCTGCAAGATCGTGGTGGCCATTGACTACTACAACATGTTCACAAGTATCTTTACTCTGACCTCAATGAGCGTGGATCGATACATAGCGGTCTGCCACCCCGTGCGCTCCCTGACAGTTCGTACCCCGTTTCGAGCCAAGCTGATCAACGTGGCTGTGTGGGTGTTGGCATCCGCCGTAGGACTTCCAGTCATGATCATGGGTCAGGTGGAGGAGGATTTTAACG GTGTCGAGTGTGTAGTGACCCTTCCTGACCCAAGAGGACACTGGGAGCCTGTGTTTGCTACAtgcatcttcctcttctcttttTTGATTCCTGTGGCGATCATAAGTTGCTGCTATGGGTTGATGATACGTCGCCTGCACAGCGTACGTCTCCTTTCGGGCTCGAAGGAAAAAGACCGTAATCTGAGGAGAATCACCTATATGGTACTGTCTGTGGTCGCTGCCTTTGTGTTGTGCTGGATGCCAGTACAGGTCTTAGCTTTGATCCAAGCCCTGGGGAAGATAGATCTCGGCGGGAGCCGGGCCGCAATGGCGGCCATGCACTTCTGCATCGCTCTGGGCTATGCCAACAGTAGTTTAAACCCTGTGCTCTATGCCTTCCTGGACGAAAACTTCAAACGGTGTTTCCGTGAATTTTGCATGTCGGCCAACCCCGGTTTGTACTTAGAAGAACAGCGCAAGAAGTCACTGAGGCGTGAAGAGGGGGAATGTGGTGAGGTTGAGGCAGGTGTTTTACATGATAAAGAAGAGGTTATTGATGTAGGTGCCATTCCAGCATGTGTAAATTAA